One genomic segment of Besnoitia besnoiti strain Bb-Ger1 chromosome VII, whole genome shotgun sequence includes these proteins:
- a CDS encoding hypothetical protein (encoded by transcript BESB_076830), whose translation MVEASAMPPASLACNCGSTLRPVATQSAAEMKQFPPFPSAGADQMLLHQQWQSQLQTPSTYLPQGVPPAGAFGQAPGFGVTPNPVAPFTTLAIPAGMDLSQLHPTKATIISEVQEPADLPVTYNHSMELQQAVPTGSLIPTNVRPPQNIVAAGLGPAEVPAMLTGSPFFHAAPSAPQCPLLSPEAPTLAYLQPIVQQQHMQKLLQEQKREAAVLVTPQQEIQRVMNVEAQKQANGVRMIQNRVLAQEPSKGFGVITVPNGNAPKYNQMMEQMKQTLEATGQMEGPIPRGIKLCEMLQNMQKSGMTEFIASRNQHANDAINLCRRWRGLPTPPEEQEKKADEAAEAAPVEEKEDTASESSGARDASVPELQAPSANWESLSIKDLCVVSAPHPSVLRQMRAEQQAEAANAQRMAEQAAAQGNNTQTQPSTFGEEERNNLERLLEAQNQRVSYLEQLLEQQRSAYYLGYGGYSDDVAMYSDSARDSSDFSAASTASYQETPAEYTEPAEAAAPKLIQRKPNVGGARTQAGTRKATSAKASTRASSKDSVDGTKEGDVDDILRRFVAERAAAPVEQCLRRVQKGVYFLGDLKVLVKKAHNGDVLCMAQHAVLRQRGSLGEYGKKFIPLDRFWARLCKGLEKAA comes from the exons ATGGTGGAAGCCTCTGCCATGCCCCCGGCAAGCCTCGCTTGCAACTGTGGCTCGACGCTACGGCCCGTCGCCACGCAATCGGCCGCGGAGATGAAGCAGTTCCCGCCCTTCcccagcgccggcgcagaccAGATGCTGCTCCATCAACAATGGCagtcgcagctgcagacgccctcGACGTACCTTCCGCAGGGCGTGCCGCCCGCGGGTGCGTTCGGTCAGGCTCCGGGCTTCGGCGTGACGCCGAACCCCGTTGCGCCCTTCACCACTCTGGCGATTCCTGCGGGAATGGATCTCAGCCAGCTGCACCCTACGAAGGCAACTATCATCAGCGAAGTGCAGGAACCTGCAGACCTGCCTGTCACATATAACCACTCGATGGAGCTTCAGCAGGCCGTTCCGACAGGCTCGCTCATCCCCACCAACGTGCGCCCGCCTCAAAACATCGTCGCCGCTG GACTGGGTCCGGCGGAAGTCCCGGCTATGCTCACTGGCTCGCCCTTCTtccacgcggcgccctcggcgccccAGTGTCCGCTCCTCAGCCCCGAGGCTCCGACCTTGGCGTATCTGCAGCCCAtcgtgcagcagcagcacatgCAGAAGCTCCTGCAGGAGCAGAAGCGAGAAGCCGCGGTGCTCGtcacgccgcagcaggaaATCCAGCGCGTGATGAAcgtcgaggcgcagaagcaggcCAACGGCGTGCGCATGATTCAGaaccgcgtcctcgcgcagGAGCCCTCCAAAGGCTTCGGCGTCATCACTGTCCCGAATGGAAACG CCCCCAAGTACAACCAGATGATGGAGCAGATGAAGCAGACCCTCGAGGCCACCGGACAGATGGAAGGACCGATCCCGAGAGGCATCAAGCTCTGCGAGATG CTGCAGAATATGCAGAAGAGCGGCATGACGGAGTTCATTGCTTCGCGGAACCAGCATGCGAACGACGCGATCAACCTTTGCCGGCGTTGGAGAGGTCTCCCCACTCCCCCCGAGGAgcaagagaagaaggcggacgaagccgccgaggctgcgccggtcgaggagaaggaggacacGGCTTCTGAGTCCAGCGGTGCCCGCGACGCTTCCGTGCCGGAGCTGCAGGCCCCCTCTGCGAACTGGGAGAGCCTCTCCATCAAGGACCTGTGCGTGGTCTCAGCGCCCCACCCCTCCGTGCTGCGTCAGATGCGCGCGGAGCAGCAGGCCGAGGCCGCCAACGCACAGCGGATGGCggagcaggccgccgcccaaG GCAACAATACGCAGACCCAGCCGTCGACCttcggcgaggaggagcgcaaCAACTTGGAGCGTCTGCTCGAGGCGCAGAATCAGCGCGTGAGCTACTTGGAGCAGCTgctcgagcagcagcggtCCGCCTACTACCTGGGCTACGGCGGCTACTCGGATGACGTTGCGATGTACAGCGACTCTGCGCGAGATAGCTCGGACTTCTCAGCTGCATCCACCGCCTCGTATCaggagacgcccgcggaaTACACAGAACCCGctgaagccgccgcgccgaagcTGATCCAGCGCAAGCCGAATGTCGGTGgtgcgcgcacgcaggctgGCACAAGGAAGGCGACCAGCGCCAAGGCCTCCACCCGCGCGTCGAGCAAAGACAGCGTCGACGGAACTAAG GAGGGCGACGTGGACGACATCCTCCGCCGGTTCGTCGCTGAGCGAGCTGCAGCCCCGGTCGAGCAGTGCCTGCGCCGTGTGCAGAAGGGTGTGTATTTTCTGGGCGACTTGAAGGTGCTGGTCAAGAAAGCTCACAACGGCGACGTTCTCTGCATGGCTCAGCACGCAGTGTTGCGGCAGCGGGGGTCGCTTGGCGAATACGGCAAGAAGTTCATCCCTCTTGACCGCTTCTGGGCACGCCTTTGCAAGGGCCTCGAGAAGGCGGCGTAA
- a CDS encoding hypothetical protein (encoded by transcript BESB_076840): MELELSFAEALVLRRGLNALRSVCRDIRVYVHRNSLHLEGLNDSRTAWMQIAFARCFFSSFRLPRPRKIPRRHPDNREFPGDGEDGAEDGQSAAVRFEATVSGKQLWKAIAKAVSPSGNAGGRGSLKLERMRIKGILASREGGNGSAAALSLTFIFRGLPVTQTVLISAVNIPHTLPTFIRWKRRHVVSMPARSWAKLLDEYLLNAENLTVVHDVPSQALKVHSGWQPHAQSRGNAGETSETSAFQGVYGEIVLDKSHLDVLEFDERLPSFSHLTFSSRELRATAALCEHLGVPLVVTYRAPGRPVVCCFGAAAPLASTSEGSGSSSSAVSPSSVFVPHQVLREALRRVQREYDSARRLQGAEEATGLPADLEGDRGVPQLDPGEESAVSNVASVCGDDYLDYVELYRQLEEPLSGAEEEFFSPSPSAAPLSFASSPVRRRPPRREAEASAGAAGERPGAGLARTSPGRNEASEDEESTGGESRASAARLGRQRGGQAVLASAPGDDEPPEPLEASSCFEEANEAEGGARDAGAAASRQERDDDGESVRTWLGQDESERGVSSESATDLEDLTVETAAEKSEKSKEARTGEGRRGGTARRGTKPRDENKEAQARRRSEGVSKHQFGEGQGRVYDGEAEEARETVHTSQELKKATDAARDAARAKVQRWIEAGGLGGAAEMYQHLTTLFTNLHLERAARGADEASANRMGFEGETQHQTDAGADQSAARVPQRPRVVDSSSSEDGTDGEDGVPKEREVSDCDLWGDSDDSSANDSVPLSDVEMPLDWLVTEEDWRAEAW; encoded by the exons ATGGAACTCGAGTTGTCTTTTGCAGAGGCGCTGGTTCTCCGCCGGGGTCTGAATGCcctgcgcagcgtctgcagagatATTCGGGTCTACGTACACCGCAACTCTCTGCATCTGGAGGGTCTGAACGACAGCCGGACAGCGTGGATGCAAATCGCGTTCGCCAGGTGCTTCTTTTCCTCGTTTCGCCTCCCAAGACCTCGGAAGATACCCCGACGGCACCCTGACAACAGAGAATTTCCTGGGGACGGTGAAGATGGAGCGGAAGACGGACAGTCGGCAGCTGTCAGGTTTGAGGCGACGGTCAGCGGAAAGCAGCTGTGGAAGGCGATCGCCAAA GCAGTCAGCCCTTCGGGGAACGCGGGGGGACGCGGAAGCCTTAAGCTTGAGCGCATGCGGATAAAGGGCattctcgcctctcgcgaaggcggcaacggctctgcggcggctctcTCGCTCACATTCATCTTCCGAGGCCTTCCCGTCACACAAACTGTTCTCATCTCCGCAGTT AACATCCCGCACACCCTGCCCACGTTCATCCGCTGGAAGCGGCGACACGTCGTCTCGATGCCCGCACGCAGCTGGGCGAAGCTGCTGGACGAGTATCTTTTGAATGCAGAAAACCTCACGGTCGTTCACGATGTGCCCAGCCAAGCCCTAAAG GTTCACTCGGGGTGgcagccgcatgcgcagagccgcgggaACGCTGGAGAGACAAGCGAGACGTCCGCTTTTCAAGGCGTGTACGGAGAAATCGTCCTCGATAAAAGCCACCTTGACGTCCTCGAATTCG ACGAACGCCTGCCGAGCTTTTCTCACCTCACTTTTTCTTCGCGGGAGCTGCGAGCCacagcggcgctctgcg AGCATTTGGGCGTTCCCCTGGTCGTCACGTACCGTGCCCCCGGAAGGCCTGTCGTCTGTTGtttcggcgccgctgccccgcTCGCCTCGACTTCCGAGGGGAGcggctcttcctcctcggctgTCTCACCTTCTTCGGTCTTTGTGCCGCACCAagtgctgcgcgaggccctGCGTCGAGTGCAGCGCGAATACGAcagcgcgcgtcgtctccagggagcagaggaagcgaccGGGCTGCCCGCAGACCTCGAGGGGGACAGGGGAGTCCCTCAG ctggaCCCTGGCGAGGAGTCCGCGGTCAGCAACGTGGCGAGCGTGTGTGGCGACGACTACCTAGACTACGTCGAGCTGTACAGACAGCTCGAGGAGCCGCTGtctggcgcggaggaggagttcttctcgccttcgccttccgccgcgccgctcagtTTCGCATCGTCTCccgtgcgtcgccgcccgccgcgccgagaggcggaggccagtgccggcgcggcgggcgagagacCGGGGGCGGGTTTGGCGCGTACGTCGCCAGGCAGAAACGAGGCctcggaggacgaagagtCTACAGGGGGGGAGTCTCGCGCATCCGCGGCGCGATTGggacgacagcgaggaggccaAGCCGTTttggcctcggcgcctggcgacgacgagcctcCCGAGCCTCTCGAGGCTTCCTCATGCTTCGAGGAAGCGAATGAAGCAGAAGGCGgtgcgcgagacgcaggagcggccgcgagcaggcaggagcgagacgacgaTGGAGAGAGCGTCCGCACCTGGCTGGGCCAGGACGAATCCGAAAGAGGAGTCTCCTCGGAGTCGGCGACGGATCTCGAAGACCTCACCGTGGAGACAGCCGCTGAAAAATCGGAAAAATCGAAAGAAGCAAGGACGGGggaggggcgacgcggggggacggcgagaagaggaacgaAGCCCCGAGACGAAAACAAagaagcgcaggcgaggcgccgcagcgagggcgtCAGTAAGCACCAGTTCGGCGAGGGACAGGGGCGCGTCTACGACGGCGAAgctgaggaagcgcgagagacggtACACACCTCTCAAGAGCTGAAGAAAGCGACGGATGCCGCGCGAgatgcggcgcgagcgaaggTTCAACGCTGGATCGAGGCAGGCGGCCTAGGGGGCGCTGCTGAGATGTATCAGCATTTGACGACGCTCTTCACAAA cctccaTCTCgagcgcgctgctcgcggagcagacgaggcgtctgcgaacCGGATGGGGTtcgaaggcgagacgcagcaccagacagacgcaggcgctgaccagtcggcggcgcgagtcccgcagcgtccgcgcgtcgtagacagcagcagcagcgaagatggaacggacggcgaagacggcgtgCCGAAGGAGCGCGAAGTTTCAGATTGCGATTTGTGGGGAGACTCTGACGACAGCAGCGCAAACGACAGCGTCCCTCTCTCCGATGTCGAGATGCCGCTGGACTGGCTGGTGACGGAGGAAGActggagagcggaggcgtGGTAG